Proteins encoded by one window of Juglans regia cultivar Chandler chromosome 15, Walnut 2.0, whole genome shotgun sequence:
- the LOC108991727 gene encoding uncharacterized protein LOC108991727 isoform X5, with protein MDGTGNSQNTVAPPVEGVAGGGTAYGWSHDGLHTSTSIKGSIDPNEVPSADLVHVWCMPSTANVGPQELPRDLEPINLLAARNERESVQIALRPKVSWGGSCIAGLVQVHLNDLCSTSGDRLVVGQELTMRRVVPVLGVPDALVPLDLPVSQLSLLPGETTAVWLSINVPSTQAPGQYEGDVIITAIKTDAGSLAQCLGKAEKHKLYTELRSCLDIVEPIEEKPLEEMVERVKSARTSIRRVLLSPSFSEFFSDNGPVDMMDEDAISNLSVRVKLHLTVWDFIIPATPSLPAVFGISDTVIEDRFGVEHGTDEWYEALDQHFKWLLQYRISPYFCRWGDSMRVLTYTCPWPANHPKSDEYFSDPRLVAYAVPYRAVSGSSDASKDYLQKEIEILRTKTHWKKAYFYLWDEPLNLEQYNSIRTMASEIHSFAPDARVLTTYYCGPSDAPLAPSAFEAFVKVPSFLRPHTQIYCTSEWVLGNREDLAKDIIAEIQPENGVVDICLPGTIRSPSQLAPWDARYTTPCCFLACMERRWYGILILGCQLL; from the exons ATGGATGGTACTG GTAATTCTCAAAATACTGTGGCGCCACCAGTCGAAGGTGTTGCTGGAGGAGGGACTGCTTATGGATGGAGCCATGATGGCTTACACACTTCAACTTCAATTAAGGGATCAATTGACCCCAATGAGGTTCCGTCTGCCGATTTGGTGCATGTGTGGTGCATGCCAAGCACTGCAAATGTTGGGCCACAGGAATTGCCAAGAGACTTGGAACCT ATAAATCTTCTTGCAGccagaaatgaaagagaaagtgTTCAAATTGCTCTACGTCCAAAAGTTTCTTGGGGTGGATCTTGTATTGCAGGGCTTGTGCAAgttcatttaaatgatttatgcTCCACGAGTGGTGACCG CTTGGTTGTTGGACAGGAGTTAACAATGCGACGTGTAGTGCCAGTGTTAGGTGTTCCAGATGCTCTTGTGCCCCTCGATCTTCCAGTTAGTCAGTTAAGCCTACTTCCAGG AGAGACCACCGCAGTTTGGCTTTCCATTAATGTTCCAAGCACACAGGCCCCTGGTCAATATGAGGGGGATGTCATCATTACTGCTATAAAAACCGATGCTGG GTCTCTAGCACAATGCTTGGGCAAAGCTGAGAAGCATAAACTTTACACAGAACTTAGGAGCTGTCTTGACATTGTGGAGCCCATTGAGGAAAAACCATTGGAAGAAATG GTAGAAAGAGTGAAATCCGCCCGTACATCTATAAGAAGAGTTCTTCTGTCTCCCTCGTTTTCTGAATTCTTTTCAGATAATGGCCCAGTTGATATGATGGATGAAGATGCTATTTCAAACCTTTCAGTACGCGTGAAATTACATTTGACGGTTTGGGACTTCATTATTCCTGCAACTCCTTCTCTTCCTGCCGTTTTTGGT ATATCTGATACTGTGATCGAGGATCGTTTTGGTGTTGAACATGGGACTGATGAGTGGTATGAAGCATTGGATCAGCATTTCAAGTGGCTTCTTCAATATAGAATTAGCCCATATTTCTGCAGATGGGGAGATAGTATGCGTGTTTTGACATACACTTGCCCTTGGCCAG CCAATCATCCAAAATCAGATGAATATTTTTCGGACCCACGACTTGTGGCATATGCTGTACCATATAGAGCAGTCTCTGG CAGTAGTGATGCTTCAAAGGATTACTTGCAGAAGGAAATTGAGATATTGAGGACAAAGACTCACTGGAAGAAagcttatttttatttgtgggATGAG CCTCTAAACTTGGAACAATATAATTCCATTCGCACCATGGCCAGTGAGATTCACAGTTTTGCACCTGATGCACGTGTCTTAACTACATACTACTGTG GACCAAGTGATGCACCTCTTGCACCGTCTGCTTTTGAGGCTTTTGTAAAAGTTCCAAGTTTTTTGCGCCCACATACTCAAATTTATTGCACAAG TGAGTGGGTGCTTGGCAACCGAGAAGATTTGGCCAAGGATATTATTGCTGAAATACAACCAGAAAATG GAGTGGTGGACATATGTTTGCCTGGGACCATCCGATCCCCATCCCAATTGGCACCTTGGGATGCGAGGTACACAACACCGTGCTGTTTTCTGGCGTGTATGGAAAGAAGGTGGTACGGGATTCTTATATTGGGGTGCCAACTGCTATGA